From one Terriglobia bacterium genomic stretch:
- a CDS encoding ABC transporter ATP-binding protein: MAELRVRVDGLGKRYRLVQRPPYRTLRDAVASRFTHPFRGADRRAGEASSFWALRGVSFEVQEGEVVGIVGRNGAGKSTLLKILSRITEPTEGRAEIRGRVGSLLEVGTGFHPELTGRENVFLNGAILGMRKIEIDRCFEEIVAFAEVERFLDTPVKHYSSGMYMRLAFAVAAHLESEILLVDEVLAVGDAQFQRKCLGKMTEVAHAGRTVLFVSHSMKAVRHLCGRALWIAGGGLRRSGPTGEVVEAYLRDAESVPGAATVDDRIARLPADPDFRLLGVAVLQGGVGTTILRSDLPVNVRVTYDVLHPVRELRVYFDVVDEQDDILIRSFHDEHEEFVREIAPGRYTSTATLPADLLASRTYRLVVHAGIHNRRSCTGAGVPVDLTVQAAGGINRAYPGDTVRAKLQPSIAWQTRTEG; this comes from the coding sequence ATGGCTGAGCTTAGGGTGAGGGTGGACGGTCTGGGCAAGCGATACCGGCTCGTCCAGCGACCTCCCTACAGGACCCTCCGCGACGCCGTCGCATCCAGGTTCACCCATCCGTTTCGCGGCGCGGATCGCCGAGCCGGCGAGGCGTCCTCCTTCTGGGCCCTCAGGGGCGTCTCGTTCGAGGTGCAAGAGGGCGAGGTCGTGGGGATCGTCGGGCGCAACGGGGCGGGGAAGTCCACGCTCCTCAAGATCCTCTCCCGCATCACCGAGCCCACGGAGGGCCGGGCGGAGATCCGCGGCCGGGTGGGGAGCCTGCTCGAGGTGGGCACGGGATTCCACCCCGAGCTCACGGGCCGGGAGAACGTGTTCTTGAACGGAGCGATCCTCGGCATGCGGAAGATCGAGATCGATCGGTGCTTCGAGGAGATCGTCGCGTTCGCCGAGGTCGAGAGGTTCCTCGATACGCCCGTCAAGCACTATTCCAGCGGCATGTACATGCGTCTCGCGTTCGCGGTGGCGGCGCACCTCGAATCGGAGATCCTCCTCGTGGACGAGGTCCTCGCGGTCGGCGACGCGCAGTTCCAGAGGAAATGCCTGGGCAAGATGACCGAGGTCGCGCACGCGGGGCGAACCGTCCTGTTCGTCAGCCACAGCATGAAGGCGGTGCGCCATCTCTGCGGCCGGGCCCTCTGGATCGCCGGAGGCGGGCTCCGTCGCTCGGGCCCGACGGGGGAGGTCGTCGAGGCGTACCTGCGCGACGCCGAGTCGGTCCCCGGCGCAGCCACCGTGGACGACAGGATCGCCCGGTTGCCGGCCGATCCCGACTTCCGACTCCTCGGCGTCGCCGTCCTCCAGGGCGGCGTCGGGACCACGATCCTGCGGAGCGACCTGCCGGTCAACGTGCGGGTCACCTACGACGTGCTCCATCCGGTCAGGGAGCTCCGCGTGTACTTCGACGTCGTCGACGAGCAGGACGACATCCTGATCCGGTCGTTCCACGACGAGCACGAGGAGTTCGTCCGGGAGATCGCCCCGGGAAGGTACACCTCGACTGCGACGCTCCCCGCGGATCTCCTTGCGAGCCGCACCTACCGGCTCGTCGTGCACGCGGGGATCCACAACCGGCGCTCGTGCACCGGGGCGGGAGTCCCCGTCGATCTCACGGTCCAGGCAGCCGGGGGGATCAACCGTGCCTATCCCGGCGACACCGTGAGAGCCAAGCTGCAGCCGTCGATCGCGTGGCAGACGCGGACCGAGGGGTAA